Proteins encoded by one window of Cloeon dipterum chromosome 2, ieCloDipt1.1, whole genome shotgun sequence:
- the LOC135936090 gene encoding inter-alpha-trypsin inhibitor heavy chain H4-like — MRLCVLVLALVAVTITSKVTAAPTEKQVVTPKIYFLHIKSDIRARYAKTFVTSKVVNPSDKAQEVVYQMTIPETAFISNFTMLLDDELMKGQVKERTEAKHEYHAAKESGQTAGHVATATVRDSNQVRISVNVGPQSKVTFNVTYEELLVRRKGRYELSINVNPRQVVPDLAIDVFIKENRNITLLQVPEFRSSNEIDFDEIDEISNLTQVQRTSKQKLHLHFAPSESDQIRLAGNDKSGLGGRFVVRYDVDRKNQPESEILTRDGYFVHFFTPPEEKPLPKHVVFVLDVSGSMYGKKMVQLKEAMNAILDELRPQDYFNLIEFSHPVTILNLDTPSNSTVIQPAESSPWYDQPPVSPDPALRTVPDNINAYPATQFYINIAKEAVEKMTATGGTNIHDSVKAAIELTQKAVPNNSTETKLPAPIIIFLTDGEATVGETGADKILELISTDRDGGVPIFSLAFGDDADLKFLKRLSLRAGAFARKIYEASDAALQLRDFYRQVASPLLTNATFEYDKEKVEGKVLTKQKFGLVFSGSELVVAGKLISGVERLDGNVLTSRGNYLLPVPGENPTPIARDTEDNFLERLWAFLSIKQKLDQYEAGRLESTAAAKNASEEKPSFEVAKGDALRLALQFSFVTPVTSLVVVKSDDGTANEKEPSKVVIGNEEEEENELTPYVGSSYHNAIALQSVSTAGSADLHRVSWNMAHRIKPAGWGFAAATKESAESDFDSDAVLDATLTSTLETTTPEISTVPISQISWLIPELQGNCSTDDWQCFKIGNSSEVQKVLSFNKSQNVTGDICANNDVCKPFTTCILPEFSTDTSSDAFVQNLKCDVLLDGDKFLGVCCPQNNSSLTTRLEAEAVD, encoded by the exons GCTGTTAGATGACGAGCTGATGAAGGGTCAGGTGAAAGAACGGACAGAGGCGAAGCACGAGTACCACGCGGCAAAGGAGTCGGGCCAGACTGCCGGGCACGTAGCAACGGCCAC GGTGCGCGACTCGAATCAGGTGCGGATTTCCGTGAATGTAGGCCCGCAGTCAAAGGTCACCTTCAACGTGACATACGAAGAATTGCTGGTCAGACGCAAGGGCAGATACGAGCTGTCGATCAACGTCAACCCCCGCCAG GTTGTGCCAGATTTGGCGATAGATGTGTTCATCAAGGAAAACAGGAACATAACGCTGCTGCAGGTGCCTGAATTCAGATCCAGCAATGAAATTGACTTTGATGAAATTGACGAGA TTTCAAACCTCACTCAAGTGCAGAGGACCTCCAAGCAAAAGCTCCACTTGCACTTTGCTCCCAGTGAAAGTGACCAGATCAGGTTGGCCGGAAATGATAAGTCAGGTCTGGGTGGCCGCTTTGTGGTCAGGTACGACGTGGACAGGAAAAATCAACCCGAGAGTGAAATTCTG ACAAGAGACGGCTACTTTGTGCATTTCTTCACACCACCCGAAGAAAAGCCTCTTCCAAAACATGTAGTCTTCGTTTTGGACGTGAGCGGCTCCATGTACGGCAAGAAAATGGTTCAACTGAAGGAAGCAATGAATGCTATTCTTGACGAACTCCGTCCTCAGGACTACTTCAACTTGATCGAGTTCTCTCATCCCGTCAcg ATCCTCAACCTGGACACTCCGTCAAACAGCACCGTAATCCAACCAGCAGAAAGCTCCCCTTGGTACGATCAGCCGCCTGTGTCGCCTGACCCAGCGTTAAGGACCGTTCCAGATAATATAAATGCTTACCCTGCTActcaattttatataaatattgcgAAAGAAGCAGTGGAGAAAATGACTGCGACTGGCG GCACTAACATCCACGATTCCGTGAAGGCGGCAATTGAACTAACGCAGAAAGCAGTCCCCAATAATAGCACTGAAACCAAACTTCCGGCTCCAATTATCATTTTCCTGACGGACGGAGAAGCGACTGTTGGTGAGACCGGTGCAGACAAAATTTTGGAGCTTATTTCAac TGACAGGGATGGTGGCGTTCCTATCTTCAGTTTGGCCTTTGGAGATGACGCTGATTTGAAGTTCCTTAAAAGACTAAGTCTTAGAGCCGGGGCTTTTGCTAGAAAAATTTACGAGGCTTCTGATGCGGCTCTACAACTGAGAGACTTTTACCGCCAGGTTGCGTCTCCCTTACTCACGAACGCAACCTTTGAATACGACAAAGAAAAG gtGGAGGGAAAGGTTTTGACGAAACAAAAATTCGGGCTAGTTTTCTCTGGCTCAGAGCTTGTCGTGGCGGGAAAACTAATTTCGGGAGTGGAGAGACTGGACGGTAATGTGCTCACTTCAAGGGGTAATTACCTTCTTCCTGTGCCGGGAGAGAACCCTACCCCTATTGCCAGGGACACGGAAGACAACTTCCTCGAGAGACTGTGGGCATTCCTCAGCATCAAACAAAAGCTGGACCAATACGAAGCAGGCAGATTGGAAAGCACTGCTGCTGCGAAAAATGCTAGCGAAGAAAAACCCTCGTTCGAAGTGGCGAAGGGAGACGCCCTGAGGCTAGCCCTCCAGTTTTCTTTTGTCACTCCTGTAACCTCTCTGGTCGTGGTGAAGAGTGACGATGGCACTGCGAACGAAAAGGAGCCCAGCAAAGTAGTGATCG GAAACGAAGAGGAGGAAGAAAATGAGTTGACCCCCTACGTCGGTTCTTCTTACCACAACGCGATTGCTCTACAGTCAGTGTCTACCGCGGGATCAGCAG ATTTACACAGAGTTTCTTGGAATATGGCTCACCGGATAAAACCTGCAGGCTGGGGTTTTGCCGCTGCGACCAAGGAGAGTGCTGAAAGCGACTTTGATTCCGACGCAGTGCTGGATGCCACATTAACATCCACCCTGGAAACTACGACGCCGGAAATTTCAACAGTACCTATTTCTCAAATATCCTGGCTCATTCCCGAATTGCAAGGAAACTGCAGTACAGATGACTGGCAATGTTTCAAGATAGGAAATTCCTCTGAAGTGCAAAAAGTCTTGTCTTTCAacaag agTCAAAATGTGACTGGTGATATTTGTGCCAACAACGACGTCTGCAAGCCTTTCACGACTTGCATCCTGCCTGAATTCTCGACCGATACGTCATCAGACgcttttgttcaaaatttgaagtgTGATGTTTTACTGGACGGTGACAA GTTTTTGGGAGTTTGCTGCCCACAAAACAACTCAAGCTTAACAACGAGACTAGAGGCTGAAGCTGTTGATTAA